In Polaromonas sp. JS666, one genomic interval encodes:
- a CDS encoding DUF1097 domain-containing protein, with amino-acid sequence MTSTSTSTARRAPSPALFLMLTVAAAVTAALAAGLTAMLALPVWAMFIGWVAFFTRGISARDGAVNALCVALGLGFGMAAALGLGALGPALGALALPLVVFAVAVVVVSLRAAPVFNNILCYFLGLIAFFASHLQPSPAAFAELASAVALGSLAAWIAHALQHRMTRAA; translated from the coding sequence ATGACATCTACCTCTACCTCCACTGCGCGCCGCGCGCCGTCGCCTGCGCTGTTCCTGATGCTGACCGTCGCCGCGGCCGTGACGGCAGCACTGGCTGCCGGGCTCACCGCCATGCTGGCGCTGCCGGTCTGGGCCATGTTCATCGGCTGGGTCGCGTTTTTTACGCGCGGCATCAGTGCGCGGGACGGCGCGGTCAATGCCCTATGCGTTGCGCTCGGCCTGGGCTTCGGCATGGCCGCTGCGCTGGGGCTGGGCGCATTGGGCCCCGCGCTGGGTGCGCTGGCCTTGCCACTGGTGGTGTTCGCGGTGGCGGTGGTGGTCGTCTCGCTGCGCGCCGCGCCGGTGTTCAACAACATCCTGTGCTACTTCCTTGGCCTGATTGCCTTCTTTGCCTCGCACCTGCAACCGTCACCGGCGGCCTTTGCGGAGCTGGCAAGCGCGGTTGCTCTGGGCTCTCTGGCGGCCTGGATTGCCCATGCGCTGCAACACCGCATGACCCGTGCAGCCTGA
- a CDS encoding glucose 1-dehydrogenase encodes MTASANQVTQATQTAIVTGASRGIGAAIAQRLAKEGYAVVVNYAGKADEAQAVVQSITSAGGQAVAVQADVSSSAAVKALFDETIQAFGRVDVLINNAGIMPPTLPQLADTDDDTFDRLFAVNVKGTFNTLREAGARLQHGGRIVNFSTSVIGLALPGYAVYGATKSAVETFTNIMAKELRGKNIRVNAIAPGPTATALFLDGKTPETIERMSKMAPLERLGTPEDIASAVAFLVSEDAGWVNGQTLRANGGVV; translated from the coding sequence ATGACCGCTTCAGCAAATCAGGTTACCCAAGCCACCCAAACCGCCATCGTCACCGGCGCTTCGCGCGGCATCGGCGCTGCCATCGCCCAGCGCCTGGCCAAAGAAGGCTACGCCGTCGTCGTCAACTACGCCGGCAAGGCAGACGAAGCCCAGGCCGTGGTGCAATCCATCACGTCCGCCGGCGGCCAAGCCGTCGCCGTGCAGGCCGACGTGTCAAGTTCCGCCGCCGTCAAAGCCCTGTTTGACGAAACCATCCAGGCCTTCGGCCGCGTCGACGTGCTCATCAACAACGCCGGCATCATGCCGCCCACCCTGCCGCAGCTGGCCGACACCGACGACGACACCTTTGACCGTCTCTTCGCTGTCAACGTCAAGGGCACCTTCAACACCCTGCGCGAAGCCGGCGCCCGCCTGCAGCACGGCGGGCGCATCGTTAACTTCTCGACCAGCGTGATCGGCCTGGCGCTGCCCGGCTATGCGGTGTACGGCGCCACCAAGAGCGCGGTGGAAACCTTCACCAACATCATGGCCAAGGAGCTGCGCGGCAAGAACATCCGCGTCAACGCCATCGCACCCGGCCCCACCGCCACCGCGCTTTTCCTGGACGGCAAGACGCCCGAAACGATTGAGCGCATGTCCAAAATGGCGCCGCTCGAGCGCCTCGGCACGCCCGAAGACATCGCCAGCGCCGTCGCTTTCCTGGTCAGCGAAGACGCCGGGTGGGTCAACGGCCAGACACTGCGCGCCAACGGTGGCGTGGTCTGA
- a CDS encoding LysR family transcriptional regulator yields MDRFHSMQLFTRIVELGSFTKAADDLQLPRATVTHAVQQLEKRLGARLLHRTTRHVSPTQDGAAYYERCLRLLTDLEEAESAFVNVGSKPRGKLRVDLHGTLAKHFLLPVIGQFFERYPDIELEIGMGDRLVDLVREGVDCVLRVGELTESSMVGRRVALLEQVTCASREYLARHGTPDTVEALRGHRAVNFLSTRTGKPLPFDFLVEGAERQLQLKGSVAVTDADAYAACCAAHLGLIQVPRYHVAARLKEGTLVEVLPAFRPAPMPVSVLYPHSRQLSPRVRVFVDWVADVMGRAG; encoded by the coding sequence GTGGACCGGTTTCATTCCATGCAGCTCTTCACCCGCATCGTGGAGCTGGGCAGTTTCACCAAGGCGGCCGACGACCTGCAGCTGCCGCGCGCCACGGTGACGCATGCGGTGCAGCAACTCGAAAAGCGCCTGGGCGCGCGGCTCTTGCATCGCACCACACGCCATGTGAGCCCCACGCAGGACGGCGCGGCTTACTACGAACGCTGCCTGCGCCTCCTGACCGATCTGGAAGAGGCCGAGTCGGCTTTCGTCAACGTGGGCAGCAAGCCCCGGGGCAAGCTGCGCGTGGACCTGCACGGCACGCTGGCCAAGCATTTTTTGCTGCCGGTCATTGGGCAATTCTTTGAGCGCTACCCGGACATCGAACTCGAAATCGGCATGGGCGACCGGCTGGTGGATCTGGTGCGCGAGGGCGTGGACTGCGTGCTGCGCGTGGGCGAGCTGACGGAGTCCAGCATGGTGGGGCGCCGCGTGGCTTTACTGGAGCAGGTCACCTGCGCCAGCCGCGAGTACCTGGCCCGGCACGGCACGCCCGACACGGTGGAGGCGCTGCGCGGGCACCGCGCCGTCAACTTCCTCTCGACCCGCACCGGCAAACCTTTGCCCTTTGACTTCCTCGTGGAGGGTGCTGAGCGCCAGCTGCAGCTCAAGGGCTCGGTGGCGGTGACCGACGCCGACGCTTATGCGGCCTGCTGCGCCGCGCACCTGGGCCTGATCCAGGTGCCGCGCTATCACGTGGCGGCGCGGCTGAAAGAAGGCACGCTGGTGGAGGTGCTGCCGGCCTTCAGGCCCGCGCCCATGCCGGTGTCGGTGCTGTACCCGCACTCGCGCCAGCTGTCGCCGCGCGTGCGGGTGTTTGTGGACTGGGTGGCGGATGTGATGGGGCGGGCGGGTTGA
- a CDS encoding TetR/AcrR family transcriptional regulator, with translation MTTASKPPAARSTYRHGDLRRALLEAGVALARAGGPEAVVLREATRRAGVAPNAAYRHFDSRQALLRAVRSAALAAVARAMEAELAALPQDLPPAEFARANVRAVGTGYLRFAQAETGLFRTAFAASDDLKERAQGRPADAERSGQSGLDPFELLGAALDKLVDAGVLPPERRPGAEFLAWSAVHGLAMLVIDGPLGPVIGPQMQQIGQRLLDMVEKGL, from the coding sequence ATGACAACCGCGTCCAAGCCCCCTGCGGCACGCAGTACCTACCGCCACGGCGACCTGCGGCGCGCGCTGCTGGAGGCGGGTGTGGCGCTGGCGCGCGCGGGCGGGCCCGAGGCCGTGGTGCTGCGCGAAGCCACGCGGCGCGCCGGGGTGGCGCCCAACGCCGCCTACCGGCATTTCGACAGCCGGCAGGCCTTGCTCCGGGCCGTGCGTTCGGCTGCGCTGGCGGCCGTGGCCCGAGCGATGGAAGCCGAGCTGGCCGCGCTGCCGCAGGATTTGCCGCCGGCCGAATTCGCCCGCGCCAATGTGCGCGCGGTGGGCACGGGCTACCTGCGGTTTGCGCAGGCCGAAACAGGCCTCTTTCGCACGGCCTTTGCCGCATCCGACGACCTGAAGGAAAGAGCCCAGGGCCGCCCTGCCGATGCCGAGCGGTCCGGGCAGAGCGGCCTGGACCCGTTCGAGCTGCTGGGCGCCGCGCTCGACAAACTGGTGGACGCCGGCGTGCTGCCTCCGGAACGCCGCCCCGGCGCCGAGTTCCTGGCGTGGTCGGCGGTGCACGGCCTGGCCATGCTGGTCATTGACGGCCCGCTAGGGCCCGTCATCGGCCCGCAAATGCAGCAAATCGGCCAGCGCCTGCTGGACATGGTGGAAAAAGGTTTGTAA
- a CDS encoding VOC family protein, which yields MQKITPFLWFNDQAEEAMNFYVSLFRNSKITMLRRYGEEGPGPKGTVMTGTFQLEGQEFMALNGGPHFSFTPAISLFVNCQTQEEVDELWDKFSEGGVTNQCGWLQDKYGVSWQIIPTALGELLGDKNPAKAGAVMKAMLQMRKIDIKRLQQAYEQA from the coding sequence ATGCAGAAAATCACCCCCTTCCTGTGGTTTAACGACCAGGCCGAGGAAGCCATGAATTTCTATGTCTCCCTCTTCAGGAACTCGAAGATCACCATGCTGAGGCGCTATGGCGAGGAGGGCCCAGGGCCGAAGGGAACGGTGATGACCGGCACCTTCCAGCTCGAAGGGCAGGAGTTCATGGCGCTCAACGGTGGCCCGCACTTCAGTTTCACGCCGGCCATCTCGCTGTTCGTGAACTGCCAGACGCAGGAAGAAGTCGACGAGTTGTGGGACAAATTCTCCGAAGGCGGCGTGACCAACCAGTGCGGCTGGCTGCAAGACAAATACGGCGTGTCGTGGCAGATCATTCCCACCGCCCTGGGCGAGTTGTTGGGCGACAAGAACCCCGCCAAGGCGGGCGCCGTGATGAAAGCCATGCTGCAGATGCGCAAGATTGACATCAAACGCCTGCAGCAGGCCTATGAGCAGGCTTAA
- a CDS encoding VOC family protein has protein sequence MLVQPYLFFNGRCEEALAFYRSALGADVKMMMRFKESPEPPTAECASIPGDSIMHASFRIGDTELMASDGMAAGPLEFKGFSLSLTAPTDAEAQRLFKALSEGGKVQMPLTKTFYASSFGMVADRFGVSWMVIKPLPMP, from the coding sequence ATGCTAGTCCAACCCTACCTGTTTTTTAACGGCCGCTGCGAAGAGGCGCTGGCGTTCTACCGCTCGGCGCTGGGCGCCGACGTGAAGATGATGATGCGCTTCAAGGAAAGCCCCGAGCCGCCCACCGCCGAGTGCGCCTCCATTCCCGGCGACAGCATCATGCACGCCAGCTTCCGGATTGGCGACACGGAGCTGATGGCTTCTGACGGCATGGCCGCGGGTCCGCTGGAGTTCAAAGGCTTTTCGCTGTCGCTCACGGCGCCGACGGACGCCGAGGCGCAGCGCCTGTTCAAGGCCCTGAGTGAAGGCGGGAAGGTACAGATGCCGCTCACCAAGACCTTTTACGCCTCGTCTTTCGGCATGGTGGCCGACCGCTTCGGCGTGTCGTGGATGGTGATCAAGCCTCTCCCCATGCCCTGA
- a CDS encoding glutathione S-transferase family protein: protein MKLYFSDTLNPRKACAVAKHLALPVEFIYVELGKGAHMTPVFRAMNPNVKVPVLVDGGMTLWESNAIMCHLADRAGSDLWPRDARQIEVMRWLMWDATEFAPQASTFYFEYIIKPRFSMGEPDPVEISKATEGFMRYAAVLEGHLRGRSYLVGEALSVADFAVAITLPYAQKARLPLEGFPEIRRWHARLNELEAWREPFPTLQAA from the coding sequence TTGAAGCTTTATTTTTCCGACACGCTGAACCCGCGCAAAGCCTGCGCCGTCGCGAAGCACCTGGCGCTGCCGGTGGAATTCATCTACGTCGAGCTGGGCAAGGGCGCACACATGACGCCGGTGTTCCGCGCGATGAACCCCAATGTCAAGGTACCCGTGCTGGTGGATGGCGGCATGACGCTGTGGGAGTCGAACGCGATCATGTGCCACCTGGCGGACAGGGCCGGCTCGGACCTGTGGCCGCGCGACGCGCGCCAGATCGAGGTGATGCGCTGGCTGATGTGGGACGCGACCGAGTTCGCGCCGCAGGCCTCCACGTTTTATTTCGAGTACATCATCAAGCCGCGTTTCAGCATGGGCGAGCCCGATCCGGTGGAAATCAGCAAGGCCACCGAGGGCTTCATGCGCTACGCCGCTGTGCTGGAAGGCCATCTGCGCGGGCGCAGCTACCTGGTGGGCGAGGCCTTGAGCGTGGCCGACTTTGCGGTGGCGATCACACTGCCCTACGCGCAGAAGGCCAGGCTGCCGCTGGAAGGGTTTCCGGAAATCCGGCGCTGGCACGCGCGCCTCAATGAACTGGAGGCCTGGCGCGAGCCTTTCCCTACCCTGCAGGCGGCGTAA
- a CDS encoding DUF1579 domain-containing protein — MKTEPQKEHQWLQQLRGDWTYEAEMQMGPDQPPTKSRGQESVRTLGGLWLLCDGSGTMPGLEGIGTTLMTLGYDTQKQAFVGSWVGSMMANMWIYRGQLDPAQKVLTLDTEGPSFAGDGKLARYQDVITLKNSQERELSSQVLQGDGTWKRFMTARYRRVK, encoded by the coding sequence ATGAAAACAGAACCGCAAAAGGAACACCAGTGGCTACAGCAGCTGCGGGGCGACTGGACTTATGAGGCCGAGATGCAGATGGGCCCGGATCAGCCGCCGACGAAAAGCAGGGGCCAGGAAAGCGTGCGCACCCTCGGCGGCCTGTGGCTGCTGTGCGATGGCAGCGGCACCATGCCGGGCCTTGAAGGAATCGGCACCACGTTGATGACGCTGGGCTACGACACGCAAAAGCAGGCGTTCGTCGGCAGCTGGGTCGGCTCGATGATGGCCAACATGTGGATCTACCGGGGCCAGCTCGACCCTGCGCAAAAAGTGCTGACGCTAGACACCGAGGGGCCGAGCTTTGCCGGCGACGGCAAGCTGGCCAGGTACCAGGACGTGATCACCCTCAAAAACAGCCAGGAGCGCGAGCTGAGCTCCCAGGTGCTGCAAGGCGACGGGACATGGAAGCGCTTCATGACGGCGAGATACCGGCGCGTGAAGTAG
- a CDS encoding pirin family protein: MSSPILQLKPLGFPWETIDPFLFCAYHDDAYPEANAQMGPASSLAGRDIGQDFSRKDGWSMYHGSTVPGFPPHPHRGFETVTIVRKGLIDHSDSLGATARFGQGDVQWLTAGRGVVHSEMFPLLNQDSPNPLELFQIWLNLPARSKMSDPHFTMFWSQDIPRLTATDAGGHRTEVAVVAGRLGQEGSAAAAPLEPPPDSWAAQADADVAIWTIRVAPGGHWTLPAATGQGTRRSLYFFKGARVSVAGQPMADHAALELRAADPVELVNGGSEAAEFLLLQGKPIGEPVAQYGPFVMNTQAEIAQTLDDYRRTQFGGWSFADDAPVHGRDPARFANHPGGREERPTSGDDHAAAPAADDDVDVE; the protein is encoded by the coding sequence ATGTCCAGTCCCATCCTCCAGCTCAAGCCCCTCGGTTTTCCGTGGGAAACCATAGACCCTTTCCTCTTCTGCGCCTACCACGACGACGCCTACCCCGAGGCGAATGCGCAGATGGGCCCGGCCAGCTCGCTGGCGGGCCGCGACATCGGGCAGGACTTCAGCCGCAAGGACGGCTGGAGCATGTACCACGGCAGCACGGTGCCGGGCTTCCCGCCGCATCCGCACCGCGGCTTTGAAACCGTGACCATCGTGCGCAAGGGCCTGATTGACCATTCCGATTCGCTGGGTGCCACGGCGCGCTTCGGCCAGGGCGACGTGCAGTGGCTCACGGCCGGCCGGGGCGTGGTGCATTCCGAGATGTTCCCGCTGCTCAATCAGGACAGCCCCAACCCGCTGGAGCTGTTCCAGATCTGGCTGAACCTGCCGGCGCGCAGCAAGATGTCGGACCCGCACTTCACCATGTTCTGGTCGCAGGACATTCCGCGCCTGACCGCCACCGATGCCGGAGGCCATCGCACCGAAGTGGCCGTGGTCGCCGGGCGGCTGGGCCAGGAGGGCAGCGCCGCGGCTGCACCGCTGGAGCCGCCGCCCGACTCATGGGCCGCGCAGGCCGACGCCGACGTGGCGATCTGGACGATTCGCGTGGCGCCCGGCGGGCACTGGACGCTGCCCGCCGCCACCGGACAGGGCACGCGGCGCAGCCTGTATTTCTTCAAGGGCGCGCGGGTGTCCGTGGCCGGGCAGCCCATGGCCGACCATGCGGCGCTCGAATTGCGCGCGGCCGATCCCGTCGAGCTGGTCAACGGCGGCAGCGAGGCTGCCGAGTTTTTGCTGCTGCAGGGCAAGCCCATCGGCGAGCCGGTGGCGCAGTACGGCCCGTTTGTGATGAACACGCAGGCCGAGATTGCGCAAACCCTGGACGACTACCGGCGCACGCAGTTCGGCGGCTGGTCGTTTGCCGACGACGCGCCGGTGCATGGCCGCGACCCGGCGCGCTTTGCGAACCACCCGGGCGGACGCGAAGAACGGCCAACGAGCGGTGACGATCACGCTGCAGCCCCTGCCGCAGACGACGACGTCGACGTCGAGTAA
- a CDS encoding DM13 domain-containing protein, with amino-acid sequence MKKTLLLIASYAVAVAAGFALGIYALPILTAPPAPTAAEIASQTSLARYTGQFRRDLKDSDPLHWGEGTVSVSPQSIALSGKLAPGPDYKLYLSPEFVETEADFARLKARMTRVGDVKTFENFVVRVPESVDISRYNTVIVWCESFSQFITAARYR; translated from the coding sequence ATGAAGAAAACCCTGCTGCTCATCGCATCCTATGCCGTGGCGGTTGCCGCGGGCTTCGCTCTTGGCATCTACGCGTTGCCCATCCTCACGGCGCCACCGGCACCCACCGCCGCCGAGATCGCCTCCCAGACAAGCCTGGCCAGGTATACGGGCCAGTTTCGCCGGGACCTCAAGGACAGCGACCCGCTTCACTGGGGCGAAGGTACGGTCTCGGTCAGCCCGCAAAGCATTGCCCTGTCGGGAAAGCTTGCGCCGGGGCCGGACTACAAGCTGTATCTGTCGCCCGAGTTCGTCGAAACAGAGGCGGACTTTGCGCGCCTGAAGGCACGCATGACGCGCGTCGGGGACGTCAAGACCTTCGAGAACTTCGTGGTTCGGGTCCCGGAGTCGGTCGACATCTCACGCTACAACACGGTGATCGTCTGGTGTGAGTCTTTCAGCCAGTTCATCACGGCCGCGAGGTATCGCTAG
- a CDS encoding ABC transporter ATP-binding protein gives MKARLCVERLTLDYGPRRVLDDVTLAIADGTFTAIVGPNGCGKSTLLKTLLRLLVPRQGKVLLDGHDLTDISPRTVSRQIALLPQGAESPEGLTVEELVHYGRAPYQSWWGRADHKDRSAVAQAMAHTGVTELAERPLHQLSGGQRQRAWLAMVLAQETPIVLLDEPTTFLDINHQHELMELLAGLRRQGRTLVAVLHDLNQAARYADVMVALSPDGRIYDQGPPQRVMTAAMMQAIFGLACHVDTDPVSARPRVTPLTGGLKGC, from the coding sequence ATGAAAGCAAGGCTATGTGTCGAGCGCCTGACACTGGATTACGGCCCGCGGCGCGTACTCGACGACGTCACTCTGGCAATCGCAGATGGTACTTTTACCGCGATCGTAGGCCCCAACGGCTGCGGCAAGTCCACGCTGCTCAAGACCCTGCTGCGGCTGCTGGTGCCAAGGCAAGGCAAGGTACTGCTGGACGGGCACGACCTGACGGACATCTCCCCCCGGACGGTGTCGCGACAGATTGCGCTGTTGCCGCAGGGGGCGGAATCGCCGGAGGGACTCACCGTAGAAGAGCTGGTGCACTACGGGCGCGCGCCCTATCAGTCGTGGTGGGGACGCGCTGACCACAAAGACCGATCGGCTGTGGCGCAGGCGATGGCGCACACGGGTGTGACGGAATTGGCCGAGCGTCCGCTGCATCAGTTATCCGGCGGTCAGCGTCAACGCGCGTGGCTGGCGATGGTGCTTGCGCAGGAAACACCCATCGTGTTACTGGACGAACCAACAACCTTCCTGGACATCAACCACCAGCACGAGCTGATGGAGCTGTTGGCCGGATTGCGGCGGCAGGGGCGAACACTCGTGGCGGTGCTGCACGATCTCAACCAAGCCGCCCGTTATGCGGACGTGATGGTGGCACTGAGCCCTGATGGGCGTATTTATGACCAGGGACCACCACAACGGGTGATGACCGCTGCGATGATGCAGGCGATTTTCGGCTTGGCCTGCCATGTCGACACCGATCCCGTCAGCGCCAGGCCACGGGTCACGCCGCTTACAGGCGGTCTCAAGGGCTGCTAA